Part of the Desulfobacterales bacterium genome is shown below.
CGCGTGACGCGGGACACCATTGCCTGCAGGTCAACCATCTGAGATTTCATCGCAAACCTCCCGGAAGTGAATGTTTAAAAACATCAAATCGGCACCTTTTTATATAATAACGGGTTGTTCGAATGGTTTAATATATAAATGTACAAATATCAAGTAAAAATGTACGTATTATTGTATTGTTTCTCATAAGGGTGCTGCTCTGACCGTATCCATGTCGTCTAAGCTTCCAATGGGTAATGACAGGCCACCTGGCGTCCCGGTGTTATGTCTACCAATACCGGCTCAATATCCGTGCAGCGCTGTTTTGCCCCCGGGCAGCGGGTGCGAAATCGGCAACCGGAAGGGGGGGCAACAGGCGATGGCATTTCAACACCTCGCAGCGTAATTTTCCTTTGGATCCGGCCAGCCGGAATTTCGGGAACCGATTCCAATAGAGCTGCCGTGTATGGATGCCGGGGTGATTGATACAGGTCTTCAGCATCAGCAATCTCGCACAGTTTGCCCAAATACATGACCGCCACCCGGTCGCAGATGTGTTTTACCACGGCCAGATCGTGGGATATAAACAGCATGGTCAACTTGTGGCGCGCTTTTATACGCTCCAGTAAGTTCAGGATCTGGGCCTGGACCGACACATCCAACGAGCTGACAGGCTCATCGCAAACCAAAAGCTGTGGGTTCGTCACCAGCGCCCGGGCAATGCTGATGCGCTGGCATTGACCCACTGAAAGTTCGAAGGGTCGCCGGTCATAGATTTGATCCGGATCCAAACCAACATCCTGCATCAATGCACAGACGATATCCCTGCGGTTGCGGCGATGGGTCTGACCGGATGCCCTCAGCGGTTCGGAAATGGTGCGGCCCACCCTGCGGGCAGGGTTCAAAGACGCAGCCGCATCCTGAAATATCATCTGAAGGCGTGGTCTGATCCTACGCAGATGCGCATCGTTGCCGCCCGCTAGTTGCGCCCCATCAAACCAGATCTTACCGGCAGTCGGTTTTTGAAGCTGTACAATGGCCCTGGCCAGCGTGGATTTGCCGCAGCCGGATTCACCGACCAACCCCAGGGTCTCGCCGTTGTCGATGGTGAAGCTGACATCTGAGACGGCCTGAATTATTAAACCGCCGTCGATGGCAAATTCGACCACCAGGCTTTTGACGTCCAGCAGGGGATGGGTATGTGTTTGATCGGGGCTCATTTGGTTTCCAATGGATACCAGCATGCAAACTGGTGGTTTTTTCCGGCAATATTTCTCAACGCCGGTTCCTGCTGCCGGCAACGGGCTTTTGCCTGGGAGCAGCGTGGCGCAAAGCGACACCCACCTGCTGGAGCGAACAGATCGGGGGGATGCCCGCCTATGGCCTGAAGTGTGGTGTGCGGAGGGTCTGTCAGGCGCGGCATGGCATCCATTAAAGCCCGGGTATACGGCATGGCAGTATGTTCAAAAAGCTCAGTGGTTGCGGCCTGCTCAACGATCTTGCCGGCGTACATAACGGCTGTATCGTGGGTTCGGCCGGCCACCACACCCAGGTCATGGGAAATGAGTATCATGGCCATCTGCTGATCTTGTTGGAGCATGGCCAGCAGGTCCAGAATGTCGGTCTGAACGGTTACATCCAGCGCCGTGGTGGGTTCATCTGCAATCAGCAGCTGCGGTTCACAGGCAAGGGCGATGGCGATGGCCACCCGCTGGCGCAGTCCCCCGGAGAGCTGATGGGGGTAGTGGCTGAAACGGCGCTCGGCCATGGGGATGCCGACTTTCTCCAGAAGTTCTACGGCACGATCCCGGGCGGCCTGTCTATCCATTTGCAGATGGTGGGTTAACACTTCGCTAATCTGTTTGCCCACTTTTATGACCGGATTCAAGGATAACATGGGGTCCTGGAAGATCATGGCAATGTCTTTGCCCAGGATTTGCCGCATTTGCGGACCTGCCAGACCAACCAGGTTTTCTCCCAAAAATTCAATGCGGGTTTCCGGCGGCATGATTGCATTACGCGGCAATAAACCCATCACAGAGCGTGCCATCATGGTCTTGCCGCAGCCGGATTCACCGACCACACCCAGCGTTTTTCCGGGCTCAAGCGCAAATGAAACCCCATCGACGGCATGCACCAAACCATCAGGTGTCGGCATCAGTGTCTGCAGGTTCTCGACGGCCAGAAGTGGTTTGATGTGGGGTTTTGCGATCATAATTGACTCGTTCTCTTTTCAGCCTGACTGCGCAAACTGTCTCCGATCAGATTAAAGGCCATAACCGTCAGAAACATAACACCAGCGGGAATCATGCTCACATGGGGCGCTTCTTCGAGCACCTCTCTACCCTCGGCAATCATGCCGCCCCAGCTGGGTGTCGGCGCCGGTACCCCCAGACCTAAAAAGCTTAACGCACCTTCGGCCATGATCATAAAGGACACCACCAGCAGCGCGTATGCGGCCATGGGCGCGATCACATTCGGGATGATTTCCCGAGCCAGAATTGTGAAGTTGCCGGCACCGCTTAGACGGGCGGCCTGGACGAATTCAAGATCGCGCAGGGTTAAGGTTTTGGCCCGGGCAACCCGGCTAAAGGCCGGAATCGTCAGAAACCCCAGGGCGATGACCAAATTGCGCAGGCTTGGCCCCAGGTAAAAGCTAATTGCTAAAAGCAGCACAATTCCCGGAAAAGCCAGGATCACATCCATAGCAGCGACAATGGCGGCTTCCAGGCGGCCCCGGAAATACCCCGCCAGGCAACCCAGGATGCCACCTAGCAAAAATCCGATTACTGGCGAGAGCAATCCCACCGTAAGAGAAACGCGGGCGCCGTAGATCAAACGGGAGGTCACGTCCCGCCCCATGGTGTCGGTTCCCAGCCAGTAGGTGTATGTCTCTTTTTCCGGTTTGACCGCATTTTGAAGTGAGGCGCTATCGCTGCGTGTCCCGGGCGTTGCCGCGGGATGATCCCAGTCCATGGTATCAAATGCCGGCACAGCCCACCAGCCGGCTGTGGTGGCCGCTGCAACGACAATTGCCAGCCAGATGACTGCCAGCCAGAAGGTCCTGCCCGGGCGCGTTTTAACAGCATTAACCGACATTGGCGGGCTCCGTTCGAATCCGCGGGTCTAAGATGTGATATAAGATGTCAACCATGGTATTGATGACCACATACCCGATGGTAATCAGTAGAATACACCCCTGGACGACCATATAATCGCGGGCATAAATAGAATTGACCAGCAGGCGGCCGATACCGGGCAGGGCAAAGATGGTTTCGATGATCACCGCACCGCCCAATAAGCGTCCAATCTGTAGACCCAGAATGGTGACCAGGGTAAATGATGAGGGTCTCAGAGCGTGATGCAGCAGCACCTTCCAGGGCGGCAGCCCCTTGGCTCGGGCCATCAGGATATAATTTTGCTGCAAGGTGCTGATCATATCACTGCGCAGCACGCGCATTAGAACGACCCACTCAATCAGGGCGATACTCAGCGCCGGTAGGATAAAGGACCGAAAGTTGGCCCAGAACCCGTATTCAAGCGGCATGTAGCCGGTAGCCGGCAGCCAATGCAGCTGAATGGCAAACAGATAGATGCCCACCAGTGCCATGACAAAGATGGGAACCGAGAAGGTGGCAAAGCCGCCGATG
Proteins encoded:
- a CDS encoding ABC transporter permease; translation: MSVNAVKTRPGRTFWLAVIWLAIVVAAATTAGWWAVPAFDTMDWDHPAATPGTRSDSASLQNAVKPEKETYTYWLGTDTMGRDVTSRLIYGARVSLTVGLLSPVIGFLLGGILGCLAGYFRGRLEAAIVAAMDVILAFPGIVLLLAISFYLGPSLRNLVIALGFLTIPAFSRVARAKTLTLRDLEFVQAARLSGAGNFTILAREIIPNVIAPMAAYALLVVSFMIMAEGALSFLGLGVPAPTPSWGGMIAEGREVLEEAPHVSMIPAGVMFLTVMAFNLIGDSLRSQAEKRTSQL
- a CDS encoding ABC transporter ATP-binding protein, whose translation is MIAKPHIKPLLAVENLQTLMPTPDGLVHAVDGVSFALEPGKTLGVVGESGCGKTMMARSVMGLLPRNAIMPPETRIEFLGENLVGLAGPQMRQILGKDIAMIFQDPMLSLNPVIKVGKQISEVLTHHLQMDRQAARDRAVELLEKVGIPMAERRFSHYPHQLSGGLRQRVAIAIALACEPQLLIADEPTTALDVTVQTDILDLLAMLQQDQQMAMILISHDLGVVAGRTHDTAVMYAGKIVEQAATTELFEHTAMPYTRALMDAMPRLTDPPHTTLQAIGGHPPDLFAPAGGCRFAPRCSQAKARCRQQEPALRNIAGKNHQFACWYPLETK
- a CDS encoding ABC transporter permease, yielding MKFVWKKILRLILVGLAVAALTFLMVNILPGDVADIIGGRGASPEDIEAIRKDLGLDRNILVRFVSWLGHLLQGDLGKSYLTGEPVLHIILTRLPVTVELLVISQLFALLLALPAGIFCAYRSGTFFDRLISIGGFATFSVPIFVMALVGIYLFAIQLHWLPATGYMPLEYGFWANFRSFILPALSIALIEWVVLMRVLRSDMISTLQQNYILMARAKGLPPWKVLLHHALRPSSFTLVTILGLQIGRLLGGAVIIETIFALPGIGRLLVNSIYARDYMVVQGCILLITIGYVVINTMVDILYHILDPRIRTEPANVG
- a CDS encoding ABC transporter ATP-binding protein, which codes for MSPDQTHTHPLLDVKSLVVEFAIDGGLIIQAVSDVSFTIDNGETLGLVGESGCGKSTLARAIVQLQKPTAGKIWFDGAQLAGGNDAHLRRIRPRLQMIFQDAAASLNPARRVGRTISEPLRASGQTHRRNRRDIVCALMQDVGLDPDQIYDRRPFELSVGQCQRISIARALVTNPQLLVCDEPVSSLDVSVQAQILNLLERIKARHKLTMLFISHDLAVVKHICDRVAVMYLGKLCEIADAEDLYQSPRHPYTAALLESVPEIPAGRIQRKITLRGVEMPSPVAPPSGCRFRTRCPGAKQRCTDIEPVLVDITPGRQVACHYPLEA